The DNA segment TACCTTCTCTCGATGGTTAACCGGGGTAGAAATACACCCTGGTGCCACCATAGGTGATCGTTTCTTTATCGACCACGGCATGGGCGTAGTGATCGGGGAAACGGCAGAAATCGGCAACGACTGCACCCTTTATCATGGGGTAACCTTAGGTGGTACGACTTGGCAGTCGGGTAAACGTCACCCCACATTGGGCAATAATGTGGTGATAGGTGCTGGAGCCAAGATATTGGGCCCGATCACCATGAACGATGGTGCCCGCGTTGGTTCTAATTCTGTGGTGGTTAAAGATGTGCCTGTCGACACGACAGTGGTGGGTATTCCTGGCCGCGTTGTGGCTACGCCGTCGGCACAATCAAAAGAAACCTCCCAGCGCCGCACTGAAATGGCAAAGAAATATGGCTTCGATGCCTACGCGGTATCGCCTGATAATCCAGATCCCGTCGCCAATGCCATTGGGCAGATGCTTGATCATATGCATCTAATGGACTCTAAAGTTCAAGAAGTCTGCCAGGCTGTGCAAACTTTAGGCGGAAGTGTCTGCACTGAAAAACTACCGGAGCTTGATGTTGAAGATTTTAGTGATGCAGAAACTGCGGCAGCGCAGAAACGTCAGAAGTCTTTAGATGAGTTTGATCCCATTATATAGATTAATGTGCGCCTAAAATCCCAATTAGCATTGAATCTTGCCTAATAAACAGGTTAAATACCCCAGCAAAATGACGGGGTATTTAATTCCTGTCATGATCCTATTAATACCTGACCAAATAGCTAGGCTTAATACTTGACTGAAACGGTCGGGTATGTTGAAATTAGCTTATGCTTTTTTGGGAGACGTAGTAGCCATGAAACTTACATCGAAAGGTCGGTACGCAGTAACTGCAATGTTAGACGTTGCCATGCACTCAACCAATGGTCCAGTACCATTGGCCGATATTTCCGAGCGTCAAGGGATCTCTCTATCTTACCTCGAACAACTCTTCGCAAAACTCAGAAAAAATGGCTTGGTTTCAAGCGTCCGTGGACCTGGTGGTGGATATCGCCTAGGTACAGACGCCTGTGATATTTCCGTTGGAATGGTTGTACGCGCGGTTGATGAGTCCGTTGATGCAACGCGCTGCCA comes from the Shewanella halifaxensis HAW-EB4 genome and includes:
- the cysE gene encoding serine O-acetyltransferase, which codes for MGVIARLKDDIASIYHRDPAANGTIEILFNYPGMQAIWIHRVSHKLWVRNWRLSARCLSTFSRWLTGVEIHPGATIGDRFFIDHGMGVVIGETAEIGNDCTLYHGVTLGGTTWQSGKRHPTLGNNVVIGAGAKILGPITMNDGARVGSNSVVVKDVPVDTTVVGIPGRVVATPSAQSKETSQRRTEMAKKYGFDAYAVSPDNPDPVANAIGQMLDHMHLMDSKVQEVCQAVQTLGGSVCTEKLPELDVEDFSDAETAAAQKRQKSLDEFDPII
- the iscR gene encoding Fe-S cluster assembly transcriptional regulator IscR translates to MKLTSKGRYAVTAMLDVAMHSTNGPVPLADISERQGISLSYLEQLFAKLRKNGLVSSVRGPGGGYRLGTDACDISVGMVVRAVDESVDATRCQGQGNCQSGTRCLTHSLWGDLSNQISDFLNGISLAGLMHKRDVQFISVKQDKLQQEQRVSI